Proteins from a single region of Haloterrigena alkaliphila:
- a CDS encoding S8 family serine peptidase, producing the protein MTDYSRRTVLTVSGGVLGGLATGTTVTAAARRDRFVVETRGDADLGGLEVVHEMPGVTFAVVRGDESELRRADAVRDYAPDIELELEEPTVNEAAPTVDAADAPDDPLYPYQWDKQALDVPTAHETTRGEGTRVAIIDTGVAADHPDLEVDEELSRNFTADEFGAANAAGGYHGTHVGGIVAAETDNGKGVTGTAPATDLVDCRVFSPDATALFGDILAAMVYSATIDADVANLSLGAYPVPRNAYRDEDGELVTGHGDFYGKVLTSTTTHVNREGTLLVMAAGNADADLQHDGNVISLPNEAARSFSVSATGPIGFGHALADDAPLQAPPESPATYTNYGTNAVAIGAPGGDFDQSLEEVIGGLPALYYDLVFSTISEPVYERDEDGELVDIADYEHSYSWAAGTSMAAPQVAGAAALVKSVNPEYGANQVRSALTEAAEVPDGYDKEFYGSGFLNILDAL; encoded by the coding sequence ATGACAGACTACAGCAGACGAACGGTTCTCACTGTCAGCGGTGGCGTCCTCGGCGGACTCGCGACCGGAACCACGGTCACGGCGGCCGCGCGGCGTGACCGATTCGTCGTCGAGACCCGCGGCGACGCCGACCTCGGCGGCCTCGAGGTCGTCCACGAGATGCCCGGCGTGACGTTCGCGGTCGTTCGCGGCGACGAATCCGAGCTGCGGCGGGCAGACGCCGTTCGGGACTACGCACCCGACATCGAACTCGAACTGGAGGAGCCGACCGTCAACGAGGCGGCGCCGACGGTCGACGCCGCGGACGCTCCGGACGACCCGCTGTACCCGTACCAGTGGGACAAACAGGCGCTGGACGTGCCGACGGCCCACGAGACGACCCGGGGCGAGGGGACTCGCGTCGCGATCATCGACACGGGAGTCGCCGCCGACCATCCCGACCTCGAGGTCGACGAGGAGCTCTCCCGGAACTTCACGGCCGACGAATTCGGCGCGGCGAACGCCGCGGGCGGCTATCACGGCACCCACGTCGGGGGAATCGTCGCCGCGGAGACCGACAACGGGAAGGGGGTCACCGGCACGGCGCCGGCGACCGACCTCGTCGACTGTCGGGTCTTCTCGCCGGACGCGACGGCGCTGTTCGGCGACATTCTCGCGGCGATGGTCTACAGCGCGACCATCGATGCCGACGTGGCGAACCTCAGCCTCGGCGCGTATCCGGTGCCGCGAAACGCCTACCGGGACGAGGACGGCGAGTTGGTGACCGGCCACGGGGACTTCTACGGGAAGGTCCTCACTAGCACGACGACGCACGTGAACCGCGAGGGCACGCTGCTCGTGATGGCCGCCGGGAACGCCGACGCGGACCTCCAGCACGACGGGAACGTCATCAGCCTCCCGAACGAGGCCGCCAGATCGTTCTCGGTCTCGGCGACCGGGCCGATCGGGTTCGGGCACGCGTTGGCCGACGACGCGCCCCTGCAGGCACCGCCGGAGAGTCCGGCGACCTACACGAACTACGGGACGAACGCGGTCGCGATCGGAGCCCCAGGCGGCGATTTCGACCAGTCCCTCGAGGAGGTGATCGGCGGGCTACCCGCGTTGTACTACGATCTGGTGTTCAGTACCATCTCCGAACCGGTGTACGAGCGGGACGAGGACGGCGAGTTGGTCGATATCGCCGACTACGAGCACTCCTACTCGTGGGCCGCCGGGACGTCCATGGCCGCCCCGCAGGTCGCGGGCGCCGCCGCGCTCGTCAAGAGCGTCAATCCGGAGTACGGCGCCAATCAGGTTCGATCGGCGCTCACGGAGGCGGCCGAGGTTCCCGACGGCTATGACAAGGAATTCTACGGCTCTGGATTCCTGAACATCCTCGACGCGCTATAG
- a CDS encoding DICT sensory domain-containing protein — protein sequence MTLSEYFDRLEAPARTVTVYAPPPRPDLVDRIATETGIDAVDYRELPEATRDDQGFLVVREDDAFVAAIGLPAVREFLEPPIVAPWAEGGDDSSYRRVIEVFETTVWSALERRQLLAISREIESRAWRVGSGTLRVGFQRAAALEAMVPVYVRLAGESSLDVHVYIADDWDRPSVPGVTIHADAGSEIGGYWFLTFDGSGDQLWNSALLARERDADSFEGYWTDDAHLVATLERAILECATDGA from the coding sequence ATGACGCTCTCCGAGTACTTCGATCGACTCGAGGCGCCCGCGCGGACGGTCACCGTCTACGCGCCCCCGCCGCGGCCCGATCTCGTCGACCGGATCGCGACCGAGACGGGGATCGACGCCGTCGACTACCGGGAACTTCCGGAAGCGACGCGGGACGATCAGGGATTTCTCGTCGTTCGCGAGGACGACGCGTTCGTCGCCGCGATCGGCCTGCCGGCCGTCCGGGAGTTCCTCGAGCCGCCGATCGTCGCCCCCTGGGCGGAGGGTGGCGACGACTCGTCGTATCGGCGCGTGATCGAGGTCTTCGAGACGACGGTGTGGAGCGCGCTCGAGCGGCGACAGCTGCTCGCGATCAGCCGCGAGATCGAGTCCCGCGCGTGGCGCGTGGGTAGCGGAACCCTCCGGGTCGGCTTCCAGCGGGCGGCGGCGCTCGAGGCGATGGTACCGGTGTACGTCCGCCTCGCGGGGGAGTCGTCGCTGGACGTCCACGTCTACATCGCCGACGACTGGGACCGACCGTCGGTCCCGGGCGTGACGATCCACGCCGACGCCGGGAGCGAAATCGGCGGCTACTGGTTTCTCACCTTCGATGGGAGCGGCGACCAGCTCTGGAACAGCGCCCTCCTGGCGAGAGAGCGCGATGCGGACAGCTTCGAGGGCTACTGGACCGACGACGCGCATCTCGTCGCGACTCTCGAGCGAGCGATCCTCGAGTGCGCGACCGACGGCGCGTAA
- a CDS encoding cold-shock protein produces MANGKVDFFNDTGGYGFIETDDADEDVFFHMEDVGGPDLEEGTEIEFDIEQAPKGPRATNVVRN; encoded by the coding sequence GACTTCTTCAACGACACTGGCGGCTACGGTTTCATCGAGACTGACGACGCGGACGAGGACGTTTTCTTCCACATGGAAGACGTTGGCGGTCCGGACCTCGAGGAAGGCACGGAGATCGAATTCGACATCGAACAGGCCCCCAAGGGCCCCCGAGCGACGAACGTCGTTCGGAACTGA
- a CDS encoding GNAT family N-acetyltransferase, whose translation MEYDLLGWPPDGPKLRLDHERFSYAGKFVMTNTGKAVSRTDDGEIVAAVAFNEDRTDETTLWLRYVTVARDRRGEGIGPELLRRVRDRALERGYDRLRIAVNNPFAYEALYRTDFGYTGETTGIAELVLEHPAPVDDGDDRSGELDVRERYQSGLEEFRERDLSDEEEEFLESREGSDPPEFGPRD comes from the coding sequence GTGGAGTACGACCTGCTCGGCTGGCCGCCCGACGGCCCGAAACTCCGGCTCGACCACGAGCGGTTCAGCTACGCCGGCAAGTTCGTCATGACGAACACGGGAAAGGCGGTCTCGCGGACCGACGACGGCGAGATCGTCGCCGCCGTCGCGTTCAACGAGGATCGCACCGACGAGACGACGCTGTGGCTTCGCTACGTCACCGTCGCCCGCGACCGGCGCGGCGAGGGAATCGGGCCCGAACTCCTCCGGCGGGTCCGCGACCGCGCGCTCGAGCGCGGCTACGATCGCCTTCGAATCGCCGTCAACAACCCCTTCGCCTACGAGGCCCTCTACCGGACCGACTTCGGCTACACCGGCGAGACGACCGGCATCGCCGAACTGGTCCTCGAGCATCCGGCGCCCGTCGACGACGGAGACGACCGCAGCGGCGAACTGGATGTGCGCGAGCGCTATCAGTCGGGACTCGAGGAATTTCGCGAGCGCGACCTCTCCGACGAGGAGGAGGAGTTCCTCGAGTCACGCGAAGGGAGTGACCCGCCGGAATTCGGACCGCGCGATTAG
- a CDS encoding NAD(P)/FAD-dependent oxidoreductase — MHVVVCGAGYAGLTLTKLLESDLPADVALTLVDESPDHLVQHELHRVIRRPALANEITVSLPAALERATVRVARVESIDRNRRLVSLSDGTLEYDLLAICLGAQTAYYGLEGVPEHGFPLKRLADARRIRRRALGALREDDGRIVVGGAGLSGVQVAGELAALAREEHGSASITLLEQLDRVAPGFPDPFQRAVERALEDSGIEIRTETAVVGADEGGVRLESGERLPADPFVWTGGIRGADAFDGERPAVGADLRLDDRTFALGDAARVTDADGEAVPPSAQGAVREARTVAENIERLVEARRDGVEPSEPDLEQFRFDSPGWAVSVGDDAVATVGSRVLTGRAAKALKASVGVGYLSGVGGAGNAAGFAYREFVPERFRRR; from the coding sequence ATGCACGTCGTCGTCTGCGGCGCGGGCTACGCCGGGCTGACCCTGACGAAGCTACTCGAGTCCGACCTCCCGGCCGACGTCGCCCTCACGCTGGTCGACGAGTCGCCGGACCACCTCGTGCAGCACGAACTCCACCGCGTGATCCGGCGGCCGGCGCTGGCCAACGAGATCACGGTGTCGCTCCCCGCGGCCCTCGAGCGCGCGACGGTCCGGGTCGCCCGCGTCGAGAGTATCGACCGAAATCGACGGCTCGTGTCCCTGTCGGACGGCACGCTCGAGTACGATCTCCTGGCGATCTGTCTGGGCGCGCAGACCGCGTACTACGGCCTCGAGGGCGTCCCCGAGCACGGGTTTCCGTTGAAGCGGCTGGCCGACGCCCGTCGAATCCGGCGACGAGCGCTCGGGGCGCTTCGGGAGGACGACGGTCGGATCGTCGTCGGCGGTGCCGGTCTCTCCGGCGTTCAGGTCGCCGGCGAACTCGCGGCGCTGGCCCGCGAGGAGCACGGATCGGCGTCGATCACGCTCCTCGAGCAACTGGATCGCGTGGCGCCGGGGTTCCCCGACCCCTTCCAGCGCGCGGTCGAACGCGCGCTCGAGGACTCCGGGATCGAGATTCGAACGGAGACCGCCGTGGTCGGCGCCGACGAGGGCGGCGTTCGCCTCGAGTCGGGCGAGCGACTGCCAGCGGACCCCTTCGTCTGGACCGGCGGCATCCGCGGGGCCGACGCGTTCGACGGCGAGCGACCGGCCGTCGGGGCCGACCTCCGACTCGACGACCGGACGTTCGCGCTCGGCGACGCCGCGCGGGTGACCGACGCCGACGGGGAGGCGGTCCCGCCGAGCGCGCAAGGGGCCGTCCGCGAGGCCCGAACGGTGGCCGAGAACATCGAGCGACTCGTCGAGGCGCGGCGCGACGGCGTCGAACCGTCCGAACCGGACCTCGAGCAGTTTCGCTTCGACTCTCCGGGCTGGGCCGTCAGCGTCGGCGACGACGCGGTCGCCACGGTCGGCTCGCGAGTCCTAACGGGACGGGCCGCGAAGGCCCTCAAGGCGAGCGTCGGGGTGGGCTACCTCTCCGGCGTCGGCGGCGCCGGGAACGCGGCCGGCTTCGCCTACCGGGAGTTCGTTCCGGAGCGGTTCAGGCGGCGGTAG
- the fen gene encoding flap endonuclease-1 → MGNAALRDIAVIEEIPFSEIEGIVAVDAHNWLYRYLTTTVKWTDSATYTTADGTEVANLVGIVQGLPKFFENDITPVMVFDGGPSDLKEDEIESRREQRRSYEEQLETAREEGDEVAIAQLESRTQRLTPTIQETSRELLRLLDVPIVEAPAEGEAQAAHMVRRGDADYVGSEDYDALLFGAPLTLRQLTSKGDPELMDLEATLAHHDLTLEQLIDAAILIGTDFNEGVSGIGPKTAIKAITEHGDLWSVLEARGDHVEYGDRVRQLFRDPDVTDDYEFETDLDPDLEAARAYVCEEWSVDEGEVERGFERIEESVTQTGLDRWT, encoded by the coding sequence ATGGGAAACGCTGCACTCCGGGACATCGCCGTCATCGAGGAGATACCCTTCTCCGAGATCGAGGGCATCGTCGCCGTCGACGCGCACAACTGGCTCTACCGATACCTGACGACGACGGTCAAGTGGACCGACAGCGCGACGTACACGACCGCTGACGGCACCGAGGTCGCCAACCTCGTGGGGATCGTCCAGGGCCTGCCCAAGTTCTTCGAGAACGACATCACGCCGGTGATGGTCTTCGACGGCGGTCCCTCCGACCTGAAGGAAGACGAAATCGAGTCACGGCGCGAGCAGCGCCGGAGCTACGAGGAGCAACTCGAGACCGCTCGCGAGGAGGGCGACGAGGTCGCCATCGCGCAACTCGAGTCCCGGACCCAGCGGCTGACGCCGACGATCCAGGAGACCAGCCGCGAACTCCTCCGACTGCTCGACGTGCCGATCGTCGAAGCGCCGGCGGAGGGTGAGGCGCAGGCGGCCCACATGGTCCGCCGCGGCGACGCCGACTACGTGGGGTCGGAGGACTACGACGCCCTCCTGTTCGGCGCTCCGCTGACGTTGCGCCAGCTAACGAGCAAGGGCGACCCCGAACTGATGGATCTCGAGGCGACGCTCGCCCACCACGACCTCACGCTCGAGCAACTCATCGACGCGGCGATCCTCATCGGGACGGACTTCAACGAGGGCGTCTCGGGAATCGGTCCCAAAACCGCCATCAAAGCGATCACCGAACACGGTGACCTCTGGAGCGTCCTCGAAGCCCGCGGCGACCACGTCGAGTACGGCGACCGCGTCCGGCAACTGTTCCGAGACCCCGACGTGACCGACGACTACGAGTTCGAGACGGATCTCGACCCGGACCTCGAGGCCGCCCGGGCGTACGTCTGCGAGGAGTGGAGCGTCGACGAGGGCGAAGTCGAACGCGGCTTCGAGCGCATCGAGGAGAGCGTCACGCAGACGGGACTGGATCGCTGGACCTGA
- a CDS encoding HalOD1 output domain-containing protein: MPDQTHPPDDRRAPSERVVEAVATASGTSPLDFEPTLYDVVDPEALDALVRSGTENVRIQFRYGDRSVVVTGTGHVEVSASTEEIPSSEWLSPDE, encoded by the coding sequence ATGCCCGATCAGACTCACCCACCAGACGACCGCCGCGCACCGAGCGAGCGAGTCGTCGAGGCCGTCGCCACCGCATCCGGGACGTCACCGCTGGACTTCGAACCCACGCTCTACGATGTAGTCGACCCCGAGGCGCTGGACGCCCTCGTTCGATCCGGGACGGAGAACGTTCGGATCCAGTTTCGATACGGGGATCGGTCCGTCGTGGTTACCGGTACCGGTCACGTGGAGGTCTCGGCGTCGACTGAGGAGATTCCCTCGAGCGAGTGGCTCTCGCCTGACGAGTGA
- a CDS encoding Lrp/AsnC family transcriptional regulator: MADLDRDDMAILHVLQDDARNTTTETIGERVDLASSTVASRINDLERRGVITGYAPAIDYEKAGFEQRLILLGTVRPETDDEGVVTKVSEIENVISVRRLLADEDDLHIELVIRSQERAEAVADELHALGVEITKTSVVVEETTRVFDHFGEKYTSDG, from the coding sequence ATGGCCGATCTGGACAGGGACGATATGGCGATCCTCCACGTCCTGCAAGACGACGCGCGCAACACGACGACCGAGACGATCGGGGAGCGGGTCGACCTCGCCTCTAGCACCGTCGCCTCGCGGATCAACGACCTCGAGCGACGCGGCGTCATCACGGGCTACGCACCGGCGATCGATTACGAGAAGGCCGGGTTCGAGCAGCGGCTGATCCTCCTGGGAACCGTCCGTCCCGAGACCGACGACGAAGGGGTCGTCACGAAGGTGAGCGAGATCGAGAACGTGATCAGCGTCAGACGGTTGCTGGCCGACGAAGACGACCTCCACATCGAACTCGTGATTCGATCACAGGAGCGAGCGGAGGCGGTCGCGGACGAACTCCACGCACTCGGCGTCGAGATCACGAAGACGAGCGTCGTCGTGGAAGAGACCACCCGCGTCTTCGACCACTTCGGGGAGAAGTACACGAGCGACGGCTAA
- a CDS encoding DUF7344 domain-containing protein, translating to MDPEQSSTEPTANPDALDDAFLALRDRDRRFALYFLLEHETASVAELADVVTAWSHAADGGVIEPQCRNQRYRRLLQTHVPKLADVGVVAHDEEADRVSLAPCPEPIRELAARACAAETGS from the coding sequence ATGGATCCCGAACAGTCGTCGACCGAGCCGACCGCGAACCCGGACGCCCTCGACGACGCCTTTCTGGCGCTTCGCGACCGCGACCGTCGGTTCGCCCTCTACTTCCTGCTCGAGCACGAGACGGCATCGGTCGCGGAACTCGCGGACGTCGTCACCGCCTGGAGCCACGCGGCCGACGGCGGGGTCATCGAACCCCAGTGTCGGAACCAGCGGTACCGCCGGCTCCTGCAAACGCACGTCCCGAAGCTGGCCGACGTCGGCGTCGTCGCCCACGACGAGGAGGCCGACCGGGTGTCGCTGGCGCCCTGTCCCGAGCCGATCCGTGAACTGGCGGCGCGAGCCTGCGCCGCGGAGACCGGCTCGTGA